The stretch of DNA CTCTTCGGAGATTGGTTGAACTCTTTCTTTGTCACCTTTATCAATTACGGTTACTTCGTAATAATCATGATAGGGATGTTTCTTAATATCATCCCACCCAATGTTTAATATGGCACTTTTACGGAATGAAGTTGTATACCCCATTCTAATAAAAGCAGCTTTCTCAAGTCCCTTACTCCGTGTGTTTTTAACAAAGTCACGAATCTCCTTAGCTTCCTGATCATTCATCTCACCATGTTTATTTGATTTCGCTTTGAGAAAATCAACCTTAACATGTTGGGCATTAATTGGATAACCGTTAACTTCAAGAAATTCATACAGGCTGAAAATTGCTGACAAATACTTATTGATTGTTCTAGGTGCGTAATTATATCCCGTTTCCAAGAAATCTTGATATCTAATAATTATAGAGTTTTTTACCTGGATGTCATCTTCAGTTAATTTATTAATGTCTTTGTCTTTATACCATCTAAAAAACATTTTTAGTCCGCGTTCGTAAACATCTGCCGTAGATTCATTTTTTTTCTTACATTTCAATAAGAAAGCTTGGATGTCTTCGTACACAGATCCTTTATGTAATCCAGTCACATTATACTTATTAATTGCTGCTTCCATTACAAATCCCTCCTTTTAATTGATAGTTCTTATTAATCATTATCCCTTTCGGTATCTTCATTATACATCGTTGGATTAATAAAGTAAATATAAATAGTTTCTTGACTTATTGAATAGTTGTGTGGTATATTTTAGATACAGAGATAAAGCATCTCTGAATAAAAAAATCTGAGAGGACGAAATGGTACATACATAATGATCAATAACAAACTACAAAAGGAAAGACAGAAGCATCGTAGAAATCTACAGGAACTATATTATGATGGAGAGGCTGAGTATATTGATGAAAGATATGTTTCACTGGAATTACTGCAAGGAGATGAGGATTGTGTTGAGTATTTAGATAGTAAATATACATATGATGATGAAATAATTCGGCTTAAGAATGGAGCCAATAAGGGGAAGTTTTATCGGGAACCATATAAATTAGAAAGCAATGCATTTGAGAAAATCCCTAATAAGTAAAAATACATATCAAAGGAATGATATTAATTGAAAAATTTTAAAGTTTCGTCGTTAGAAGATGCACTAGTCGTATTGGAATATGCAAAAGAATATGATAAACAAGTAAGTTTGGCTGGTGGATATGATAATGAAACAGACGGTGAAGAATATGCTTTTTATATTCAGGAAAACTTCATAAGTAAAGTCTATGAATTCTTTTATGGTCTAGAACAAATTACAGATGAAAGTATTTTTAAAGCAGACATCTTTACAATGACAATGTGGGACTACATCACAGATAGAATTAATCTAGAAGAACTATTGGTCTTTTTTAAGGAAGAAGAATTAATTAAATAAGGAGGATATAGTTTATTGACTAAGCATTCAACAAGTTTAAAATACATACTTAAAATTAATTCATCGACCCTACGTAAAGCCAAATGGGATTATAAAATAAGTTTAGAAGATGCTCTTGAAAATGATGAAATTG from Paenibacillus sophorae encodes:
- a CDS encoding tyrosine-type recombinase/integrase; amino-acid sequence: MEAAINKYNVTGLHKGSVYEDIQAFLLKCKKKNESTADVYERGLKMFFRWYKDKDINKLTEDDIQVKNSIIIRYQDFLETGYNYAPRTINKYLSAIFSLYEFLEVNGYPINAQHVKVDFLKAKSNKHGEMNDQEAKEIRDFVKNTRSKGLEKAAFIRMGYTTSFRKSAILNIGWDDIKKHPYHDYYEVTVIDKGDKERVQPISEEFYNELLQIKEQKYYRRYNDNKVFHLSKTTIQNMFDDINEHFEFNGGKKVVPHSLRNVMAGWIEESGGKIEEIKDQLGHSSFDTYFEHYQHSHKDLSNSPSLRFENEISNDIFNELNREEFLELIMSQKGGVLMQLKLSAKKMIENKEDEE